A genomic stretch from Gemmatimonadota bacterium includes:
- a CDS encoding spore germination protein GerW family protein, with the protein MAIEDMVRTMLNELREIVKTETVVGDPVVVGEVTIIPVSKISFGFGAGGGQGKKDDGSSGTGGGGSVQPVAFIVIQKGKAQLLPIEDKSMSIADLLKYAPDLIEKIKAFKDKRKKQKDDEEGDSEEQK; encoded by the coding sequence ATGGCTATCGAAGACATGGTGCGAACAATGTTAAACGAACTGCGTGAAATCGTAAAAACCGAAACCGTAGTAGGCGACCCTGTTGTCGTGGGCGAAGTCACCATCATACCCGTATCCAAAATATCCTTTGGATTTGGTGCAGGCGGTGGACAGGGCAAAAAAGACGACGGCAGCAGTGGCACGGGTGGAGGCGGCTCTGTGCAACCCGTGGCATTCATCGTCATACAAAAAGGCAAAGCACAACTTCTCCCCATAGAAGACAAAAGCATGTCCATCGCCGACCTGCTCAAATACGCGCCCGATTTAATTGAAAAAATTAAAGCGTTTAAGGACAAGCGAAAAAAACAGAAAGACGACGAGGAAGGCGACAGCGAAGAACAAAAATAA